The Halobacteriovoraceae bacterium genome includes a region encoding these proteins:
- a CDS encoding gamma-glutamyl-gamma-aminobutyrate hydrolase family protein, giving the protein MIKIGYSSCFMYPDPSRTVFGHKTLSYVENDMVRFLSRPGVMPILIPDVSEIELDQYFNEIDALLLQGGADVCPESYGEALIENGKWPGDKYRDKYELNLIGKAIKKNIPILGICRGLQIINVFFKGTLFQDISLETRTLVEHRSAEKYDRVSHEVFLENDSLLKEVYQSQKIHVNSVHHQAIKKLGVDLKIEASSIEDGLIEGIRYIGDAKQFIWAVQWHPEFNHTLGDQVASAEKIANKFLTMIKSRKDENYKSSKS; this is encoded by the coding sequence ATGATTAAAATAGGTTATAGTTCATGTTTTATGTACCCTGATCCAAGTAGAACAGTTTTTGGACACAAAACTTTAAGCTATGTGGAAAATGACATGGTACGCTTTTTATCAAGGCCTGGTGTGATGCCTATACTCATACCTGATGTTTCAGAAATCGAACTAGACCAGTATTTTAATGAAATTGACGCTCTCCTGCTTCAAGGAGGAGCTGACGTATGCCCTGAAAGCTATGGTGAAGCTCTTATCGAAAATGGAAAATGGCCAGGTGATAAGTATCGAGACAAGTACGAACTTAATCTCATTGGAAAAGCAATAAAAAAAAATATTCCGATTTTAGGAATTTGTCGAGGCCTACAGATTATTAATGTCTTTTTTAAAGGTACTTTATTTCAAGACATTTCACTAGAAACAAGAACTTTAGTCGAACACAGAAGTGCAGAAAAATATGATAGAGTTTCACATGAAGTCTTTTTGGAAAATGATTCCCTCCTCAAAGAAGTCTATCAATCACAGAAAATTCATGTTAATTCTGTCCATCACCAGGCCATCAAAAAACTTGGAGTTGATTTAAAAATTGAGGCCAGTAGCATTGAAGATGGTCTTATCGAAGGGATTCGTTATATTGGAGATGCGAAACAGTTTATTTGGGCAGTACAATGGCATCCTGAATTTAATCATACTTTGGGTGATCAAGTGGCCTCGGCCGAAAAAATTGCAAATAAATTTTTAACTATGATTAAAAGTAGAAAAGATGAAAATTATAAATCCAGCAAATCATGA
- a CDS encoding iron-containing alcohol dehydrogenase, producing MDWNQRYTYNFPTPIRFGAGVINELSEHLKKVGKSKPLIVTDSGLASLPIFNKILNQLNSNGISPLLFTEIAKNPVKSNVLAGVKEFHKTQADSIIGIGGGASMDVARAIALGAHHERDLFDFDDAKGGDKYVTEEIPYFITVPTTSGTGSEVGRSTVISDDNTHEKKILFSPRLMAKIVFADPELTLNLPASITATTGMDALTHNVEAYVAKGFNPLCDGVALNGIKLIAESIVKATKNPCLESRSKMMMAALMGATAFQKGLGVVHSLAHPLSTLFDTHHGLANAICLPYGIEFNESIVKEKYNFLASIIGKEDFKEWIFELNKEISIPKTLSEIGVSLNDIDALSKVAINDACHPSNPKQCTLQDFKEIYKKAITGSL from the coding sequence ATAGACTGGAATCAACGATATACCTATAATTTTCCAACACCTATAAGATTTGGTGCAGGTGTGATTAATGAGTTATCTGAACACTTAAAAAAGGTGGGTAAATCTAAACCTCTCATTGTAACTGATTCTGGTTTAGCAAGTTTGCCGATATTTAATAAGATTCTCAATCAACTAAATTCTAATGGTATTTCACCTCTACTTTTTACTGAAATTGCTAAAAACCCTGTAAAGTCTAACGTTTTAGCTGGAGTGAAGGAATTCCATAAAACTCAAGCCGATTCTATCATTGGAATTGGAGGTGGAGCTTCAATGGATGTGGCCAGGGCCATTGCTCTAGGAGCACACCATGAAAGAGATCTTTTCGATTTTGATGATGCCAAAGGTGGAGATAAATATGTAACCGAAGAAATACCATACTTCATAACCGTACCAACCACTAGTGGAACAGGATCTGAAGTTGGAAGATCAACAGTGATTTCAGATGACAATACTCATGAGAAAAAAATTCTTTTTTCACCCCGTTTAATGGCCAAGATTGTTTTTGCAGACCCAGAACTGACGTTAAATCTTCCTGCTAGTATTACGGCCACCACAGGTATGGACGCCCTTACTCATAATGTTGAGGCCTATGTTGCAAAAGGATTTAATCCTCTTTGTGATGGAGTCGCATTAAATGGAATTAAGCTTATTGCTGAATCCATTGTCAAAGCAACAAAAAATCCATGTCTAGAATCTCGTTCGAAGATGATGATGGCCGCCCTCATGGGGGCAACCGCGTTTCAAAAAGGATTAGGTGTTGTTCACTCTCTGGCACACCCTCTTTCAACTCTTTTTGATACCCATCATGGACTGGCCAATGCTATTTGCTTACCTTATGGAATTGAATTTAATGAATCAATCGTCAAAGAAAAATATAATTTTTTAGCTTCAATTATCGGAAAAGAAGATTTTAAAGAGTGGATATTTGAATTAAACAAAGAAATTTCGATTCCTAAAACACTCAGTGAAATCGGTGTTAGTTTAAATGATATAGATGCTTTATCTAAAGTTGCCATTAATGATGCTTGTCATCCTTCAAACCCAAAACAATGTACATTACAAGATTTTAAAGAGATTTACAAAAAAGCGATAACAGGTTCTTTATGA
- a CDS encoding glutamine synthetase, translating to MKLSKQQVIDEVNSYPGQKVKFAVTDIDGVLRGKVIHKDKFISALEGNTGFCDVVFGWDMNDRCYDIDLKLTGWHSGYPDAIAQIDINTFRTIPWDNDIPFVLGDFRKNDGSHHDICPRSVLKKVNKVVTDSGYNSIFSQEFEWFNFEEDSESLHERGFYKPNPITQGMFGYSILRSSQNNLFFNDLFDLLLKFNIPLEGLHTETGPGVYEAAIIYDDIIEAADKAVLFKTSVKEIAHKHGIIPTFMAKWSDDYPGCGGHLHQSLWKNGKNVFFDENSPKKMSKIMRSYIAGQLKLLPYVLPMYAPTINSYKRLVEGAWAPTTITWAIDNRTVAIRALPGNSKSTRIEMRVPGSDVNPYLAMAASLATGFYGVKNNLDLEVEETIGNGYKNFSNGTLPKSLTEASELMNSSEIARDLFGDAFVDHFTATRLWEAKQAASSVTDWELKRYFEII from the coding sequence ATGAAACTATCGAAGCAACAAGTTATTGATGAAGTAAATAGTTATCCTGGACAAAAAGTAAAATTTGCTGTGACTGATATTGACGGCGTCTTGCGAGGAAAGGTTATACATAAGGATAAATTTATAAGTGCTCTAGAAGGAAATACCGGTTTTTGTGATGTCGTCTTCGGTTGGGATATGAATGATCGTTGCTATGATATTGATCTAAAATTAACTGGATGGCATTCTGGATATCCTGACGCAATTGCGCAAATAGATATTAACACTTTTAGAACAATTCCATGGGATAATGATATCCCTTTCGTTCTTGGAGATTTTAGAAAAAATGATGGCTCACACCATGATATCTGCCCTCGCTCTGTTCTAAAAAAAGTTAATAAGGTAGTAACCGATAGTGGATATAATTCAATCTTCTCACAAGAATTTGAATGGTTTAATTTTGAAGAAGACTCTGAAAGTCTCCACGAAAGAGGTTTTTATAAACCAAATCCAATAACTCAAGGAATGTTTGGCTACTCCATTTTGAGATCATCACAAAACAATTTGTTTTTTAACGATTTATTTGATTTGCTTCTTAAGTTTAATATCCCTCTGGAAGGTCTACATACTGAAACTGGCCCTGGTGTATATGAGGCCGCCATTATCTATGATGACATTATTGAAGCAGCTGATAAAGCAGTACTCTTTAAAACTTCGGTTAAAGAAATCGCACACAAACATGGAATAATTCCTACTTTTATGGCCAAATGGAGTGACGATTATCCAGGCTGTGGTGGACATCTTCATCAGTCGCTATGGAAAAATGGAAAAAATGTTTTTTTTGATGAAAATAGTCCAAAAAAGATGAGCAAAATAATGAGATCATATATCGCTGGACAATTAAAACTTTTGCCTTATGTTCTTCCTATGTATGCTCCTACGATAAATTCCTACAAAAGATTAGTTGAAGGCGCTTGGGCCCCAACCACTATAACTTGGGCAATTGACAATAGAACTGTCGCCATTAGAGCTCTACCTGGAAATTCAAAATCGACTCGAATTGAAATGAGAGTTCCTGGTTCAGATGTAAATCCATACTTGGCAATGGCCGCATCCCTGGCCACAGGTTTTTATGGAGTGAAAAATAACCTTGATTTGGAAGTCGAAGAAACCATTGGAAACGGGTATAAGAATTTCTCAAATGGAACCTTGCCTAAAAGTCTTACAGAGGCCAGTGAACTGATGAACTCTTCTGAGATTGCAAGAGATCTTTTTGGAGATGCTTTTGTTGACCACTTCACAGCGACCAGACTTTGGGAGGCAAAACAAGCAGCATCATCCGTAACGGATTGGGAATTAAAACGTTATTTTGAAATAATTTAA
- a CDS encoding aspartate carbamoyltransferase catalytic subunit, whose product MANPFPRMLTKIDDLSIVHIEELCRTAFEFKQNAGAPIQFLNPPRFMTCLFLENSTRTKLSFERAAHSIGLTPIQFNPSTSSLNKGEELEETLFTLSQQGIEICIIRSSENEYWKHFSKDLKIKVINGGDGTNEHPSQALLDLMTLMECTENLEGKSLTIFGDSAHSRVAHSLVKLLRMIGLQIKLCGPLELVDMELISDNVIHTDNFDEGLESDFLYFLRVQGERLSVDQAEQSFQMMNNYGLSLERYEKLFHRPPVLHPGPVNLGVEIHKDFLRKKFKHPAGQMIHRQVENSIYMRMAILSAMLHRG is encoded by the coding sequence ATGGCAAACCCATTTCCCCGTATGCTCACTAAGATAGATGATTTGAGCATAGTACATATCGAGGAACTTTGCCGCACTGCTTTTGAATTTAAACAAAATGCGGGTGCTCCTATTCAGTTTTTAAATCCCCCAAGATTTATGACCTGTCTGTTTCTAGAAAATTCAACACGAACTAAATTATCCTTTGAACGCGCAGCGCATTCTATCGGTCTTACACCCATTCAATTTAACCCCTCAACTTCAAGCTTAAATAAAGGTGAAGAACTCGAAGAAACTCTTTTTACACTTTCACAACAAGGAATCGAAATCTGCATCATTAGAAGCAGCGAAAATGAATATTGGAAACATTTCTCAAAAGATCTAAAAATCAAAGTAATAAATGGCGGAGATGGAACAAATGAACATCCTTCACAGGCCTTATTAGATCTCATGACATTGATGGAGTGTACTGAAAATTTAGAAGGAAAATCTCTAACTATCTTTGGAGATAGTGCACATTCTCGAGTAGCTCATTCACTTGTCAAACTTCTAAGAATGATCGGCCTACAAATTAAATTGTGTGGGCCATTGGAACTTGTTGATATGGAACTCATAAGTGATAATGTCATTCATACAGATAATTTCGATGAGGGATTAGAAAGCGACTTTCTCTACTTTTTAAGGGTCCAAGGAGAAAGACTGAGTGTAGATCAGGCAGAACAATCATTTCAAATGATGAATAATTATGGACTCTCGCTAGAAAGATACGAGAAACTTTTTCACCGACCACCAGTACTACATCCAGGCCCAGTAAATTTAGGTGTTGAAATACACAAAGATTTTCTTAGAAAAAAATTTAAACATCCTGCAGGGCAAATGATTCACCGCCAGGTAGAGAATTCAATCTATATGAGAATGGCCATTTTAAGCGCCATGCTTCACAGAGGATAA
- the carB gene encoding carbamoyl-phosphate synthase large subunit, protein MKDEVSQFYLDLKKTQAYLHFSDGKTFIGHINKDKSDPIVENGIWAEAAFTTGMSGYQETATDPSFLGQHIIFSSAHIGNYPSDERVNQSEKIHAACLIARNFSYNTFLAKSGVTLFSGTDTRSLVKYLVNNKGQHKSVLSLSNKAPSAREFEKHSLICNDLSQVTWPKKGHTIINEGPSPIVLINYGVKQAIVDQLKILNKPLVVVNAFTTSQEILALNPSLIFLSNGPGDPKEYTDQIDVIKELLKVKIPLRGICLGHQLLTIALGAKTIKLPFGQRGANHPVIDHVTGKILITSQNHGYASEESSLKDIFENNPLNKTIFISHTSLFDKSVEGIASTDSFLKSVQFHPEANPGPKDAHIFFREIANYLEGNKYTVKTENLFPLVDVHSPIIKTIPYKRILIVGSGPIKIGQASEFDYSGTQACKSLKSLGIDVILLNSNPATIMTDPEMATHTYIEPITKSTIKKIVEKENVDAVLSTMGGQTALNICLELEQENFFNERGIQLLGANVETIEKTEDRDLFSSELDTLGFKTGKRYHAHSKDEALLLANAKVGFPLIIRRSFALGGSGAALVYNDDDLCEIFNNTDIKFPVTMEKSLIGWKEIELEVMVDCEKNGVIICSIENIDPCGIHTGDSITVAPAQTISDRCYQNLRDMALKIAIHMGVVAGGANVQFAINPVDEDEIIVIEMNPRVSRSSALASKATGYPIAKISAMLAVGYTLKEILNDITQASPVAFEPTLDYVALKIPIFPFNKFPESSQILGPQMRSVGEVLALGSNFNEAFMKALRSLELGLEIPSLGQLKTTPFPITENYIRQRLKDTKELSLLTVLEALRLGIDASEIYSISKITPWFIEQMETFLHYERDLKENGERSAIDKDYLYNLKLNGFSDKYIAYLSGKTQKDILQSRITHSLKPVYKAVDTCSGEFNAQTPYFYSTYCGENEARPFTNNKETIVVMGSGPNRIGQGIEFDYSCVKSCMKIKQRSKNAVMVNSNPETVSTDYDSSDRLYLSPLYSEDLFDIFCHENPTGIVASFSGQTGIKIRGYIEKDFRKEIQTFNFLGSSLETLERTEDRKLFSEILQKVDISQTKSKEVRGHKQLLNAMTEIGLPVIIRPSYVIGGESMFIFKNFDDVNELPKPIIESLHKETALFQVETYLERAIEYDVDLIRDKEGNCIFTICEHIEYAGVHSGDSGMISPPVALTSQMYEKLKKISKEMAAELNVIGPINFQYAVKDEKVYCIEANPRGSRTLPFLSKAYNLDLPGVASSAMLGETIQPWDSETCDFFCVKQSTFPFDRFVQDNIILGPKMRSTGETFGIDKDKEMAILKSYLGNYPKLLGPGKIVISLADTSKQILLTYLKPLKRRGYEFVATPGTYKYIKKQGVECTLVSKLEDEKEDNISNIVQALKDEGVKMVFNTPMDSGNSKSDGEQIRNTAISYGIPCFTREENIKAVVECLIASTHNELIPVSLQYLHQKKMDNL, encoded by the coding sequence ATGAAAGATGAAGTTTCACAATTTTACCTGGATCTGAAAAAGACCCAGGCCTATTTACATTTCTCAGATGGAAAAACATTCATAGGCCATATCAATAAGGATAAATCTGATCCAATAGTTGAAAATGGTATTTGGGCAGAGGCCGCATTCACCACAGGAATGAGTGGGTATCAAGAAACTGCAACAGATCCTTCATTTCTTGGACAGCATATTATTTTTTCTTCTGCTCACATAGGAAATTATCCCTCAGATGAACGAGTAAACCAATCTGAAAAAATTCATGCAGCTTGTCTTATAGCTAGAAACTTCTCTTACAACACATTCTTAGCAAAAAGTGGAGTTACTCTATTTAGTGGAACTGATACAAGATCACTTGTGAAATATCTTGTAAATAATAAAGGCCAACATAAAAGTGTTCTATCACTAAGTAATAAAGCTCCTAGTGCTCGCGAATTTGAAAAACACTCTCTAATTTGTAATGATTTATCTCAAGTTACTTGGCCTAAAAAAGGTCATACTATTATTAACGAAGGCCCAAGTCCTATAGTACTTATAAATTATGGCGTCAAACAAGCTATTGTCGATCAGCTAAAAATTCTAAATAAACCCCTAGTCGTGGTAAACGCTTTTACTACTTCACAAGAGATTTTAGCTCTAAATCCTTCTCTAATCTTTTTATCAAATGGGCCAGGGGATCCAAAAGAATATACAGATCAAATTGATGTTATCAAAGAACTACTCAAAGTTAAGATCCCCCTTAGAGGTATTTGTCTTGGGCATCAACTCTTAACAATTGCTTTAGGAGCTAAAACCATTAAGTTGCCTTTTGGACAACGAGGCGCAAACCATCCCGTCATCGATCATGTAACCGGAAAAATATTAATTACATCCCAAAATCATGGTTATGCGAGTGAAGAATCATCTTTGAAAGATATATTTGAAAATAATCCATTGAATAAGACAATATTTATCTCTCATACATCTCTTTTTGATAAATCAGTTGAAGGAATTGCTTCGACAGATTCTTTTTTAAAATCTGTCCAATTTCACCCTGAAGCTAATCCTGGCCCAAAAGATGCGCATATATTTTTCAGGGAAATTGCAAATTATCTCGAAGGAAACAAGTATACTGTAAAAACAGAAAATCTTTTTCCACTAGTTGATGTACATTCACCAATCATAAAAACTATCCCATATAAAAGAATTCTCATTGTTGGTTCTGGGCCAATTAAAATTGGTCAAGCATCAGAATTTGATTATTCTGGCACACAGGCCTGTAAATCTTTAAAAAGTCTTGGAATAGATGTAATCCTACTCAACTCGAATCCTGCAACAATAATGACTGATCCCGAAATGGCAACTCATACATATATAGAGCCCATTACAAAATCTACAATTAAAAAAATAGTTGAAAAGGAAAATGTCGATGCCGTTCTTTCAACGATGGGAGGACAAACGGCCTTAAATATTTGCCTTGAACTAGAACAAGAAAACTTTTTTAATGAAAGAGGAATACAGCTTTTAGGCGCTAATGTTGAAACGATTGAAAAAACAGAAGATCGTGATCTCTTTAGCTCTGAACTTGACACTCTTGGGTTTAAAACGGGCAAGAGATATCACGCTCATTCAAAAGATGAGGCCTTATTACTGGCCAATGCTAAAGTTGGTTTTCCTCTCATCATAAGAAGATCATTTGCATTAGGAGGATCGGGAGCAGCACTAGTCTATAATGATGATGATCTTTGTGAAATCTTCAATAATACAGATATCAAATTTCCCGTGACAATGGAAAAATCACTCATTGGATGGAAAGAAATTGAACTTGAAGTGATGGTAGATTGTGAAAAAAATGGGGTAATCATTTGTTCTATTGAAAATATTGATCCATGTGGTATTCACACGGGCGATAGTATTACTGTTGCTCCGGCCCAAACCATAAGTGATCGTTGTTATCAAAACTTAAGAGATATGGCCTTGAAAATTGCTATACATATGGGAGTTGTTGCTGGAGGTGCAAATGTACAATTTGCCATAAATCCAGTTGATGAAGACGAAATTATTGTAATTGAGATGAATCCTAGGGTTTCACGGTCTTCAGCACTTGCTTCTAAGGCCACAGGATATCCAATTGCAAAAATTTCTGCAATGCTTGCAGTTGGTTATACCCTTAAAGAAATTCTCAATGATATTACACAGGCCTCGCCCGTGGCCTTTGAGCCTACATTAGATTATGTGGCCCTAAAAATTCCAATTTTTCCATTTAATAAATTTCCAGAATCCTCTCAAATACTTGGCCCTCAGATGAGATCTGTTGGAGAAGTCTTAGCTTTAGGCTCTAACTTCAATGAGGCCTTTATGAAAGCTCTTAGATCTCTAGAACTTGGGCTTGAAATACCTTCTCTTGGCCAACTTAAAACAACTCCATTTCCTATAACAGAAAACTATATTAGACAAAGATTAAAAGATACAAAAGAGCTTTCATTATTAACTGTTTTAGAAGCATTAAGACTAGGAATTGATGCTAGTGAAATTTACTCTATATCCAAGATTACCCCTTGGTTCATCGAACAAATGGAAACTTTTTTACATTATGAGCGTGACTTAAAAGAAAATGGCGAACGAAGTGCAATTGATAAAGATTATTTGTATAATTTAAAGTTAAATGGTTTTTCTGACAAATACATTGCCTATCTTAGTGGAAAAACCCAAAAAGATATTTTGCAATCTAGAATTACTCATAGTCTAAAACCAGTCTATAAGGCAGTAGACACTTGTTCTGGTGAATTTAATGCTCAGACTCCTTATTTTTATTCCACATACTGCGGAGAAAATGAAGCTCGTCCATTTACAAATAATAAAGAAACAATTGTTGTAATGGGTTCAGGTCCCAATCGGATTGGCCAGGGAATAGAGTTTGACTATTCATGTGTAAAATCTTGCATGAAGATAAAGCAAAGATCTAAAAATGCGGTTATGGTTAATTCAAATCCTGAGACTGTATCTACTGATTATGATAGTTCCGATAGATTGTACTTATCTCCACTTTATTCAGAAGATCTATTTGATATTTTCTGTCATGAAAATCCAACTGGTATAGTTGCATCTTTTAGTGGCCAAACTGGTATAAAAATTAGAGGTTATATAGAAAAAGATTTTAGAAAAGAAATTCAAACTTTCAATTTTTTAGGCTCATCTTTAGAAACTTTGGAACGTACTGAAGACAGAAAACTTTTCTCTGAAATTCTTCAAAAAGTTGATATCTCGCAAACAAAGTCTAAGGAAGTAAGAGGGCATAAACAGCTCCTCAATGCGATGACTGAAATTGGACTTCCTGTCATTATACGTCCTTCTTATGTTATTGGAGGGGAATCAATGTTTATTTTTAAAAACTTTGATGACGTCAACGAATTGCCAAAACCAATTATTGAATCCCTACATAAAGAAACTGCACTGTTTCAAGTTGAGACTTATCTTGAAAGAGCAATTGAATATGATGTTGATCTCATACGAGATAAAGAAGGAAATTGTATTTTTACAATCTGTGAACATATTGAATATGCAGGAGTTCACTCTGGAGACTCTGGAATGATCTCTCCTCCAGTAGCTCTTACATCTCAGATGTATGAAAAGTTAAAAAAGATCTCAAAAGAAATGGCCGCAGAACTTAACGTGATAGGCCCAATCAATTTCCAATATGCTGTAAAGGATGAAAAGGTGTATTGTATTGAGGCAAATCCTAGAGGTTCTCGGACGCTACCTTTTTTAAGTAAGGCCTATAATTTAGATCTACCAGGAGTTGCAAGTTCTGCAATGTTAGGCGAGACAATCCAACCTTGGGATAGTGAGACTTGTGATTTTTTCTGTGTAAAACAATCAACCTTTCCATTTGATAGATTTGTTCAAGATAATATCATTTTAGGCCCAAAAATGCGCTCAACCGGGGAAACTTTCGGAATCGACAAAGACAAGGAGATGGCAATTCTAAAGTCGTATCTTGGAAATTACCCAAAACTTTTGGGGCCAGGAAAAATAGTGATTTCACTCGCTGACACAAGCAAACAAATTCTACTCACCTATTTGAAACCACTTAAGCGAAGAGGTTATGAATTTGTAGCAACACCAGGGACTTATAAATACATAAAAAAACAAGGTGTTGAATGTACTCTTGTTTCTAAATTAGAAGATGAAAAAGAAGACAATATTTCAAATATTGTTCAGGCCTTGAAAGATGAGGGAGTAAAAATGGTCTTTAACACTCCAATGGATAGTGGAAATTCAAAATCTGATGGTGAACAAATCCGAAATACTGCCATTTCCTACGGGATACCTTGTTTTACGAGAGAAGAAAATATTAAGGCCGTCGTGGAGTGCTTAATTGCTTCTACACATAATGAATTAATTCCTGTATCATTACAGTATTTACATCAAAAAAAAATGGATAATTTATGA
- the pyrF gene encoding orotidine-5'-phosphate decarboxylase encodes MSALDHVIVALDNMNKNQIFEFLQKADNKIPTIKIGLEQFCNYGQDFVFEIREKHKLNIFLDLKLHDIPNTVHKAIASLNGLPLELLTIHLTGGARMIEEALIAARENLAGTKIIGVTYLTSLDQSDFKQLWGFEEEQIKGQFQRLIKLALDQSLHGIVCSPLELDWVKEIENAHDNNVLKVCPGIRFAHEIGKNQHDQKRVMTPTEAMDKGADYLVMGRSLTQCEDLVSGLKNLFSV; translated from the coding sequence ATGAGTGCATTAGATCATGTAATTGTCGCTTTAGATAATATGAATAAGAATCAAATTTTTGAATTTCTTCAAAAAGCAGACAATAAAATACCTACTATCAAAATTGGACTTGAACAGTTTTGCAATTATGGCCAGGACTTTGTTTTTGAAATCAGAGAAAAACATAAGTTAAATATATTTCTTGATCTTAAACTTCATGATATTCCAAATACTGTACATAAAGCAATTGCATCTTTAAACGGACTTCCACTAGAGTTACTTACAATACATCTTACAGGTGGAGCAAGAATGATAGAAGAAGCACTTATCGCGGCCAGAGAAAATCTTGCGGGAACAAAGATTATTGGGGTTACATATTTAACGTCCTTGGACCAAAGTGATTTTAAACAACTCTGGGGTTTTGAAGAAGAACAAATCAAAGGTCAATTTCAAAGACTCATTAAACTGGCCCTCGATCAGTCTTTACACGGTATAGTGTGTTCCCCTTTAGAACTCGATTGGGTTAAAGAAATTGAAAATGCTCATGACAACAATGTCTTAAAAGTGTGCCCAGGAATTCGCTTTGCGCATGAAATAGGTAAAAATCAGCACGATCAAAAAAGAGTCATGACTCCAACTGAGGCCATGGACAAGGGGGCCGATTATTTAGTTATGGGTAGATCTCTTACTCAATGTGAAGACTTGGTTTCAGGTTTAAAGAACCTTTTTTCAGTCTAA
- a CDS encoding polyprenyl synthetase family protein codes for MLQKFLADIPVEVLKRTKSIDLNINSETCNQEINKLLQRTVLLGGKRLRPLLTLLMGKCLGVNLDILETYASAIEMVHAASLAHDDVIDNAQTRRGKASINVQSSNQKAVLAGDYLLAYVIRMLTEAGNFRLVSEMSKVIGQLAEGEWLQLDLIKDKNYTKDKVRKVAEFKTSSVMSWCTTCPGILAELNDNEIESLRKLGLHLGLAFQLIDDTLDYSDQSFKDLNLDLQNGIVNSVTMNWFDRNPEEFKKFQKNEMSLVEIDKIALKKACEEIKHEAKNHLGICYQLTNDLAQNISNQKIKESFTHNKNALSYIYRYLEKRIF; via the coding sequence ATGCTTCAAAAATTTCTTGCAGATATACCGGTTGAAGTTCTTAAGCGAACTAAAAGCATTGATCTAAATATCAATTCCGAAACTTGTAATCAAGAAATCAACAAATTACTTCAAAGAACTGTTCTATTAGGCGGAAAACGTCTTCGCCCTCTTCTCACACTTCTTATGGGAAAATGCTTAGGAGTTAATTTAGATATTCTGGAAACCTATGCTAGCGCAATTGAAATGGTACATGCTGCCTCATTGGCCCATGATGATGTTATTGACAATGCTCAAACGAGAAGAGGAAAAGCTTCCATCAATGTTCAATCCTCTAACCAGAAGGCCGTTTTGGCCGGTGACTATCTCTTAGCATATGTTATTCGCATGTTAACCGAGGCCGGAAATTTTAGATTAGTCTCTGAAATGTCCAAGGTCATAGGACAACTAGCTGAAGGTGAATGGTTACAATTAGATCTAATTAAAGACAAAAATTACACCAAAGATAAAGTGCGTAAAGTTGCAGAATTTAAAACTTCTAGTGTTATGAGCTGGTGTACCACTTGTCCTGGTATTCTTGCAGAGCTCAATGATAATGAAATTGAAAGTTTGAGAAAATTGGGTCTCCATTTAGGACTGGCATTTCAATTAATTGATGATACTTTAGATTACAGTGATCAGTCATTTAAAGATCTCAACTTAGATTTACAAAATGGAATTGTAAACTCAGTCACAATGAACTGGTTTGATAGAAATCCAGAAGAATTTAAAAAATTTCAAAAAAATGAAATGTCGCTGGTTGAAATTGATAAAATTGCTCTTAAAAAAGCATGCGAAGAAATTAAACATGAAGCAAAAAATCATTTAGGCATTTGCTATCAATTGACTAATGATTTGGCCCAAAATATTTCAAATCAAAAAATTAAAGAGTCATTTACTCATAATAAGAATGCTTTGTCTTATATCTACCGCTACCTTGAAAAGAGAATTTTTTAA